AAACATCGCTAAGTTTACCGCAGCTAGGTTACAAACAGAATATGGTGCAAGTGGTTGTTCGCCACACGGATTCGTTGCAACGACTTGCTGACCATACGCTTTAGCATTCGTCATGTCGTTAGCATTATCAATGAAGAAAATTCCTGGCTCTGCTGCATAAGTTGCACAAACATTAATTAAATTCCACAGCTCTTTTGCCTTAATTGTGCGGTGAGTGCGTACTGGGTAACCTAGCTTTTCCCACTCGCGAACATCGCCTACTTCATGCCATTTTTCGTTGTATTCTAGCATTTGCTGTGGCGTGTAATTCGCTACATCTGGGAATCGTAATGGGAAATCTTCATTGTTTTCTACCGCATCCATAAATTCTTTCGTTAATGTGACCGAAATATTTGCGCCAGTTAAGAAATCTGGGTTGTGGACTGAGTACGTACCACCATCGCGAAGCTTCGTTTCAGCATCACGAATAATTGCTTCATTAAAGCCACCAAAGCCTTCGATGTTTTTATAATTAACAATCCCTTGATACATCGCGTCTTCTTGCTGAGACAAAGGCTTGAATTTTAATTTTTCTTTTGCTAAACGAATGATTGATTCATCATTTGTATTTTCGATTAAATATCGTAAAATACGTGGATTTTGCATTTTTGAAATGATAAATTCCACAATATCAGGATGCCAATCAGCTAGCATAATCATTTGTGCTCCACGTCTAGAACCACCTTGTTCAACAAGATGCGTTAGCTTAGCAATATCATCCAACCAGCTAACTGAGCCACTTGATTTACCATTAACTCCGCGTGCTAATGTGTTGCGAGGGCGTAGTGTTGAACCATTCGTACCAACACCACCACCGCGGCTCATTATTTCCATTACTTGCTTACGGTGATCACTAATACCTTCACGTGAATCCGCAACAAATGGCATTACGTAACAGTTAAAGAACGTTACTTCAGTTTCAGAGCCAGCGCCATAAATAACGCGCCCTGCTGGTATAAAGTTCATCTTAACTAACTGTTCATAAAATTTTTCAAACCATTCTTGGCGTTTTTCCTCCGTTGTTTCAACAGCGGCTAAGCCCGTTGCATTACGCTTTGCAATTTGCTCATAATAAATTTCGAGCGGCTTTTCAATAATATCTAATGAACGTTCAATTATGCCTGTCGTTTGTTCCTCGCCTTCTAATACATGACGATAATCTTCTTCAATACGAATAGTGGCTGTTTTTTTGTCCTGATTAATAGCCTCGATAATTCCAAGTCCACGCGCTGGGAATTTGGGATCTTGTTTCACAGTTAAGACAACAAAATCTCCTGCTTTTAATGTTTTCTTTTCCGTATCTTTAAAAGAATAACGGTCAATCATGACAAGACGTGAAACTCCTTTATGCGTAATGTGCATATCCGGTGTAATCGGATGCACTTGCGGAAATTGTTCAATATCTTGATTAAGTTGATTGACTGGGATGGATTGTTCTACCACACTTACCACCACATAAGCCCCCTTTGAACGATTTATTAATTTTATAGTCCCCAACAAAAACGAGAATCAAACACAAGATATTGTGTTTGATTCAATAGGACTACCCTATATGTTGAGCTGGATTTATTTACTTAAAAAAGATTACAACATATTTTTTTTTCAAACAAGGTCTTGATTTTTTTGAATTTATGTTAACCTTAAGTATATCAACGTTTCGAGACATAAAAATTTTTTTCAAAAAACTAAAACACATGTTCGTTTTTTATTTTCTATAATTCCACTCATCCGTACAATATTTATTTTTCATTAAATGTTCAACATATTGTTGTTGTGTTTCATTCAATTGATATGGTACAAGTTCAATATCAAGCGCTTCTTTAAAGCCATTTGAAAAAGCTTCAATACAATCCGCAATCGTAAATGGCGTATCAACAAATTGATTCATTGCTACTGCTTTTTCAGGTAATTTTTTTCGCATTCTCTCTTTTGCTTCATCCGACTCAAAATTGAACACGGAAAGTAATAGTTCTTCATCCAAATCTAGTAAAATAGCACCATGTTGCAAAATAACACCTTTTTGACGTGTTTGCGCACTACCCGCAACCTTTTTTCCTTCAACGACTAATTCATACCAGCTTGGTGCATCAAAACAAACTGCACTTTTTGGTTTCTTTAAATCCTCAAATTGTTCCTTCGTCTCTGGCACGCTAAAATACGCCTCTAAGCCAAGTTTTTGGAATCCTAACAAAATCCCTTCACTAATAATACGATAAGCTTCTGTCACCGTTGCAGGCATATTTGGATAGCTTTCCGACACAATAACTGAATAGGTTAGCTCCTGGTCATGTAACACTGCACGACCACCCGTAGGACGACGCACAAAGCCTAAATTTTGTTCTTTCACATTTTGTAAATTAATATCTTTATGCGCTCGCTGGAAGTAACCAATAGACACTGTTGCAGGGTTCCATTCATAAAAACGAATAACTGGTGGAATTTCACCCACACTATGCCAATCTAACA
This portion of the Solibacillus daqui genome encodes:
- a CDS encoding vitamin B12-dependent ribonucleotide reductase yields the protein MVSVVEQSIPVNQLNQDIEQFPQVHPITPDMHITHKGVSRLVMIDRYSFKDTEKKTLKAGDFVVLTVKQDPKFPARGLGIIEAINQDKKTATIRIEEDYRHVLEGEEQTTGIIERSLDIIEKPLEIYYEQIAKRNATGLAAVETTEEKRQEWFEKFYEQLVKMNFIPAGRVIYGAGSETEVTFFNCYVMPFVADSREGISDHRKQVMEIMSRGGGVGTNGSTLRPRNTLARGVNGKSSGSVSWLDDIAKLTHLVEQGGSRRGAQMIMLADWHPDIVEFIISKMQNPRILRYLIENTNDESIIRLAKEKLKFKPLSQQEDAMYQGIVNYKNIEGFGGFNEAIIRDAETKLRDGGTYSVHNPDFLTGANISVTLTKEFMDAVENNEDFPLRFPDVANYTPQQMLEYNEKWHEVGDVREWEKLGYPVRTHRTIKAKELWNLINVCATYAAEPGIFFIDNANDMTNAKAYGQQVVATNPCGEQPLAPYSVCNLAAVNLAMFANKETKTVDYDALRETVKVGVRMQDNVIDATPYFLEDNKKQALGERRVGLGVMGLADLLIYCEKEYGSEEGNQLVDEIFKTIATAAYEQSIELATERGSFPFLQGDTEEETARLREAFIHTGFMKKMPQHIREGVVANGIRNSHLLTVAPTGSTGTMVGVATGLEPYFSFTYYRSGRLGKFIEVKAEIVKEYLEANPGVDENNLPSWFKSSMELSAEAHADVQCIIQNWIDSSISKTVNAPKGYGVEQVQKVYERLYNGGAKGGTVYVDGSRDTQVLTLKAEEANSDEQLEFEELKQAEEQVKRQVVLVDTIKPLTDTDVTIGSEVGNTCPVCRQGTVEEMGGCNTCTNCGAQLKCGL
- a CDS encoding lipoate--protein ligase family protein, producing MALDEALLDWHSVGEIPPVIRFYEWNPATVSIGYFQRAHKDINLQNVKEQNLGFVRRPTGGRAVLHDQELTYSVIVSESYPNMPATVTEAYRIISEGILLGFQKLGLEAYFSVPETKEQFEDLKKPKSAVCFDAPSWYELVVEGKKVAGSAQTRQKGVILQHGAILLDLDEELLLSVFNFESDEAKERMRKKLPEKAVAMNQFVDTPFTIADCIEAFSNGFKEALDIELVPYQLNETQQQYVEHLMKNKYCTDEWNYRK